The Canis aureus isolate CA01 chromosome 11, VMU_Caureus_v.1.0, whole genome shotgun sequence genome has a segment encoding these proteins:
- the SIX2 gene encoding homeobox protein SIX2 isoform X1 — MSMLPTFGFTQEQVACVCEVLQQGGNIERLGRFLWSLPACEHLHKNESVLKAKAVVAFHRGNFRELYKILESHQFSPHNHAKLQQLWLKAHYIEAEKLRGRPLGAVGKYRVRRKFPLPRSIWDGEETSYCFKEKSRSVLREWYAHNPYPSPREKRELAEATGLTTTQVSNWFKNRRQRDRAAEAKERYEENSENSNSNSHNPLAASLNGSGKSVLGSSEDEKTPSGTPDHSSSSPALLLSPPPPPGLPSLHSLGHPPGPSAVPVPVPGAGGADPLQHHHGLQDSILNPMSANLVDLGS; from the exons ATGTCCATGCTGCCCACCTTCGGCTTCACGCAGGAGCAAGTGGCGTGCGTGTGCGAGGTGCTGCAGCAGGGCGGCAACATCGAGCGGCTGGGCCGCTTCCTGTGGTCGCTGCCCGCCTGCGAGCACCTCCACAAGAATGAGAGCGTGCTCAAGGCCAAGGCGGTGGTGGCCTTCCACCGCGGCAACTTCCGCGAGCTCTACAAGATCCTGGAGAGCCACCAGTTCTCGCCGCACAACCACGCCAAGCTGCAGCAGCTGTGGCTCAAGGCGCACTACATCGAGGCGGAGAAGCTGCGCGGCCGGCCCCTGGGCGCCGTGGGCAAGTACCGCGTGCGCCGCAAGTTTCCGCTGCCGCGCTCCATCTGGGACGGCGAGGAGACCAGCTACTGCTTCAAGGAGAAGAGTCGCAGCGTGCTGCGCGAGTGGTACGCGCACAACCCCTACCCCTCCCCGCGCGAGAAGCGCGAGCTGGCCGAGGCCACGGGCCTCACCACCACGCAGGTCAGCAACTGGTTCAAGAACCGGCGGCAGCGCGACCGGGCAGCCGAGGCCAAAGAAAGGTACGA GGAGAACAGTGAAAACTCCAACTCCAACAGCCACAACCCGCTGGCTGCGTCGCTGAACGGCAGCGGCAAGTCGGTGCTAGGCAGCTCGGAGGACGAGAAGACGCCGTCGGGGACGCCGGACCACTCGTCGTCCAGCCCCGCGCTGCTGCtcagcccgccgccgccgcccgggctgCCGTCCCTGCACAGCCTGGGCCACCCTCCGGGCCCCAGCGCCGTGCCCGTGCCCGTGCCGGGCGCAGGCGGCGCGGACCCGCTGCAGCACCACCACGGCctgcaggactccatcctcaACCCCATGTCGGCCAACCTCGTGGACCTGGGCTCCTAG
- the SIX2 gene encoding homeobox protein SIX2 isoform X2 — protein sequence MSMLPTFGFTQEQVACVCEVLQQGGNIERLGRFLWSLPACEHLHKNESVLKAKAVVAFHRGNFRELYKILESHQFSPHNHAKLQQLWLKAHYIEAEKLRGRPLGAVGKYRVRRKFPLPRSIWDGEETSYCFKEKSRSVLREWYAHNPYPSPREKRELAEATGLTTTQVSNWFKNRRQRDRAAEAKERENSENSNSNSHNPLAASLNGSGKSVLGSSEDEKTPSGTPDHSSSSPALLLSPPPPPGLPSLHSLGHPPGPSAVPVPVPGAGGADPLQHHHGLQDSILNPMSANLVDLGS from the exons ATGTCCATGCTGCCCACCTTCGGCTTCACGCAGGAGCAAGTGGCGTGCGTGTGCGAGGTGCTGCAGCAGGGCGGCAACATCGAGCGGCTGGGCCGCTTCCTGTGGTCGCTGCCCGCCTGCGAGCACCTCCACAAGAATGAGAGCGTGCTCAAGGCCAAGGCGGTGGTGGCCTTCCACCGCGGCAACTTCCGCGAGCTCTACAAGATCCTGGAGAGCCACCAGTTCTCGCCGCACAACCACGCCAAGCTGCAGCAGCTGTGGCTCAAGGCGCACTACATCGAGGCGGAGAAGCTGCGCGGCCGGCCCCTGGGCGCCGTGGGCAAGTACCGCGTGCGCCGCAAGTTTCCGCTGCCGCGCTCCATCTGGGACGGCGAGGAGACCAGCTACTGCTTCAAGGAGAAGAGTCGCAGCGTGCTGCGCGAGTGGTACGCGCACAACCCCTACCCCTCCCCGCGCGAGAAGCGCGAGCTGGCCGAGGCCACGGGCCTCACCACCACGCAGGTCAGCAACTGGTTCAAGAACCGGCGGCAGCGCGACCGGGCAGCCGAGGCCAAAGAAAG GGAGAACAGTGAAAACTCCAACTCCAACAGCCACAACCCGCTGGCTGCGTCGCTGAACGGCAGCGGCAAGTCGGTGCTAGGCAGCTCGGAGGACGAGAAGACGCCGTCGGGGACGCCGGACCACTCGTCGTCCAGCCCCGCGCTGCTGCtcagcccgccgccgccgcccgggctgCCGTCCCTGCACAGCCTGGGCCACCCTCCGGGCCCCAGCGCCGTGCCCGTGCCCGTGCCGGGCGCAGGCGGCGCGGACCCGCTGCAGCACCACCACGGCctgcaggactccatcctcaACCCCATGTCGGCCAACCTCGTGGACCTGGGCTCCTAG